One Oryza sativa Japonica Group chromosome 8, ASM3414082v1 DNA window includes the following coding sequences:
- the LOC4345699 gene encoding probable LRR receptor-like serine/threonine-protein kinase At2g23950 isoform X1 gives MASNLFLLLFFLVVSYAPFLAFSSEPLNPEVEALIAIRQGLVDPHGVLNNWDEDSVDPCSWAMVTCSAHNLVIGLGAPSQGLSGTLSGRIANLTNLEQVLLQNNNITGRLPPELGALPRLQTLDLSNNRFSGRVPDTLGRLSTLRYLRLNNNSLSGAFPSSLAKIPQLSFLDLSYNNLTGPVPHFPTRTFNVVGNPMICGSSSGSHAGNANAAECATVVAPVTVPFPLDSTPSSSSRAAAAAVGRSKGGGGAARLPIGVGTSLGASALVLLAVSCFLWRRRRRHRCLLSGPSSVLGILEKGRDVEDGGGGEVMARLGNVRQFGLRELHAATDGFSARNILGKGGFGDVYRGRLSDGTVVAVKRLKDPTASGEAQFRTEVEMISLAVHRHLLRLVGFCAAASGERLLVYPYMPNGSVASRLRGKPPLDWQTRKRIAVGTARGLLYLHEQCDPKIIHRDVKAANVLLDECHEAVVGDFGLAKLLDHGDSHVTTAVRGTVGHIAPEYLSTGQSSEKTDVFGFGILLLELVTGQRALEVGKGSGVIQHQKGVMLDWVRKVHQEKLHDLLVDQDLGPHYDRIEVAEMVQVALLCTQFQPSHRPRMSEVVRMLEGDGLAEKWEANHRPAAMAAAAAPHELGYDHRNDSNGSVFFNDFHDNDSSLSSDEVRSIDMVEEMELSGPR, from the exons ATGGCCTCcaacctcttcctcctcctcttcttcctcgtcgtcTCCTACGCGCCgttcctcgccttctcctccgaGCCCCTCAACCCTGAAG TGGAGGCGCTGATCGCCATCAGGCAGGGGCTGGTCGACCCGCACGGCGTGCTGAACAACTGGGACGAGGACTCCGTCGACCCCTGCAGCTGGGCCATGGTCACCTGCTCCGCCCACAACCTCGTCATCGGCCT GGGAGCGCCCAGCCAGGGATTGTCGGGGACCCTGTCCGGCAGGATCGCCAACCTCACCAATCTTGAACAAGT GCTGCTGCAGAACAACAACATCACCGGCCGGCTGCCGCCGGAGCTGGGCGCGCTGCCGAGGCTGCAGACGCTCGACCTCTCCAACAACCGCTTCTCCGGCCGCGTCCCCGACACGCTCGGCCGCCTCTCCACCCTCCGATACCT GAGGCTAAACAACAACAGCTTGTCCGGGGCGTTCCCGTCGTCGCTGGCCAAGATCCCACAGCTCTCCTTCCT GGACTTGTCCTACAACAACCTCACTGGCCCTGTTCCTCACTTCCCCACAAGAACATTCAA CGTCGTGGGCAATCCAATGATATGCgggagcagcagcggcagccatGCGGGGAACGCGAACGCAGCGGAGTGCGCCACCGTGGTCGCCCCGGTCACCGTGCCATTCCCGCTGGACTCCActccgagcagcagcagca gggcggcagcggcagcggtgggGAGGTCAAAGGGTGGAGGAGGCGCCGCGCGGTTGCCGATCGGAGTAGGGACAAGCCTTGGCGCCTCCGCGCTTGTGCTCCTCGCCGTCTCCTGCTTTCTCTGGAGGCGCAGGCGCCGGCACCGCTGCCTCCTCTCGGGCCCCTCCTCCGTCCTCGGCATCCTCG AGAAGGGGAGAGACGTGGAggatgggggaggaggggaggtgaTGGCGAGGCTGGGGAACGTGAGGCAGTTCGGGCTGAGGGAGCTGCACGCGGCGACGGACGGGTTCAGCGCGAGGAACATACTGGGGAAAGGAGGGTTCGGGGACGTGTACCGGGGGAGGCTCTCCGACGGCACGGTCGTGGCGGTGAAGCGGCTCAAGGACCCGACCGCGTCCGGGGAGGCGCAGTTCCGGACGGAGGTGGAGATGATCAGCCTCGCCGtgcaccgccacctcctccgcctcgtcggcttctgcgccgcggcctccggcgagcgcctcctcgtctaccCCTACATGCCCAACGGCAGCGTCGCCTCCCGCCTTCGAG GGAAGCCGCCGCTGGACTGGCAGACGAGGAAGCGGATCGCGGTGGGGACGGCGAGGGGATTGCTGTACCTGCACGAGCAGTGCGACCCAAAGATCATCCACCGCGACGTGAAGGCCGCGAACGTGCTGCTGGACGAGTGCCACGAGGCCGTCGTCGGCGACTTCGGGCTCGCCAAGCTGCTCGACCACGGCGACTCCCACGTCACCACGGCGGTGCGCGGCACGGTGGGGCACATCGCGCCGGAGTACCTCTCCACGGGGCAGTCGTCGGAGAAGACCGACGTGTTCGGCTTCGGCATCCTGCTGCTCGAGCTCGTCACCGGCCAGCGCGCGCTCGAGGTCGGCAAGGGCTCCGGCGTCATCCAGCACCAGAAGGGCGTCATGCTCGATTGG GTGAGGAAGGTGCACCAAGAGAAGCTGCATGACTTGCTAGTGGACCAAGATTTGGGGCCTCACTACGACAGGATAGAGGTGGCGGAGATGGTGCAGGTGGCGCTGCTCTGCACCCAGTTCCAGCCGTCTCACCGGCCGAGGATGTCGGAGGTGGTCCGGATGCTGGAGGGAGACGGGCTCGCCGAGAAATGGGAGGCCAAccaccggccggcggcgatggcggcggcggcggcgccccatGAGCTCGGCTACGACCACCGCAACGACTCCAACGGCTCCGTCTTCTTCAACGACTTCCACGACAACGACAGCAGCCTTAGCAGCGACGAGGTGCGGTCCATCGACATGGTAGAGGAGATGGAGCTGTCAGGGCCAAGGTAG
- the LOC4345699 gene encoding probable LRR receptor-like serine/threonine-protein kinase At4g30520 isoform X2, whose translation MASNLFLLLFFLVVSYAPFLAFSSEPLNPEVEALIAIRQGLVDPHGVLNNWDEDSVDPCSWAMVTCSAHNLVIGLGAPSQGLSGTLSGRIANLTNLEQVLLQNNNITGRLPPELGALPRLQTLDLSNNRFSGRVPDTLGRLSTLRYLRLNNNSLSGAFPSSLAKIPQLSFLDLSYNNLTGPVPHFPTRTFNVVGNPMICGSSSGSHAGNANAAECATVVAPVTVPFPLDSTPSSSSRAAAAAVGRSKGGGGAARLPIGVGTSLGASALVLLAVSCFLWRRRRRHRCLLSGPSSVLGILEKGRDVEDGGGGEVMARLGNVRQFGLRELHAATDGFSARNILGKGGFGDVYRGRLSDGTVVAVKRLKDPTASGEAQFRTEVEMISLAVHRHLLRLVGFCAAASGERLLVYPYMPNGSVASRLRAAAGLADEEADRGGDGEGIAVPARAVRPKDHPPRREGRERAAGRVPRGRRRRLRARQAARPRRLPRHHGGARHGGAHRAGVPLHGAVVGEDRRVRLRHPAARARHRPARARGRQGLRRHPAPEGRHARLGEEGAPREAA comes from the exons ATGGCCTCcaacctcttcctcctcctcttcttcctcgtcgtcTCCTACGCGCCgttcctcgccttctcctccgaGCCCCTCAACCCTGAAG TGGAGGCGCTGATCGCCATCAGGCAGGGGCTGGTCGACCCGCACGGCGTGCTGAACAACTGGGACGAGGACTCCGTCGACCCCTGCAGCTGGGCCATGGTCACCTGCTCCGCCCACAACCTCGTCATCGGCCT GGGAGCGCCCAGCCAGGGATTGTCGGGGACCCTGTCCGGCAGGATCGCCAACCTCACCAATCTTGAACAAGT GCTGCTGCAGAACAACAACATCACCGGCCGGCTGCCGCCGGAGCTGGGCGCGCTGCCGAGGCTGCAGACGCTCGACCTCTCCAACAACCGCTTCTCCGGCCGCGTCCCCGACACGCTCGGCCGCCTCTCCACCCTCCGATACCT GAGGCTAAACAACAACAGCTTGTCCGGGGCGTTCCCGTCGTCGCTGGCCAAGATCCCACAGCTCTCCTTCCT GGACTTGTCCTACAACAACCTCACTGGCCCTGTTCCTCACTTCCCCACAAGAACATTCAA CGTCGTGGGCAATCCAATGATATGCgggagcagcagcggcagccatGCGGGGAACGCGAACGCAGCGGAGTGCGCCACCGTGGTCGCCCCGGTCACCGTGCCATTCCCGCTGGACTCCActccgagcagcagcagca gggcggcagcggcagcggtgggGAGGTCAAAGGGTGGAGGAGGCGCCGCGCGGTTGCCGATCGGAGTAGGGACAAGCCTTGGCGCCTCCGCGCTTGTGCTCCTCGCCGTCTCCTGCTTTCTCTGGAGGCGCAGGCGCCGGCACCGCTGCCTCCTCTCGGGCCCCTCCTCCGTCCTCGGCATCCTCG AGAAGGGGAGAGACGTGGAggatgggggaggaggggaggtgaTGGCGAGGCTGGGGAACGTGAGGCAGTTCGGGCTGAGGGAGCTGCACGCGGCGACGGACGGGTTCAGCGCGAGGAACATACTGGGGAAAGGAGGGTTCGGGGACGTGTACCGGGGGAGGCTCTCCGACGGCACGGTCGTGGCGGTGAAGCGGCTCAAGGACCCGACCGCGTCCGGGGAGGCGCAGTTCCGGACGGAGGTGGAGATGATCAGCCTCGCCGtgcaccgccacctcctccgcctcgtcggcttctgcgccgcggcctccggcgagcgcctcctcgtctaccCCTACATGCCCAACGGCAGCGTCGCCTCCCGCCTTCGAG CCGCCGCTGGACTGGCAGACGAGGAAGCGGATCGCGGTGGGGACGGCGAGGGGATTGCTGTACCTGCACGAGCAGTGCGACCCAAAGATCATCCACCGCGACGTGAAGGCCGCGAACGTGCTGCTGGACGAGTGCCACGAGGCCGTCGTCGGCGACTTCGGGCTCGCCAAGCTGCTCGACCACGGCGACTCCCACGTCACCACGGCGGTGCGCGGCACGGTGGGGCACATCGCGCCGGAGTACCTCTCCACGGGGCAGTCGTCGGAGAAGACCGACGTGTTCGGCTTCGGCATCCTGCTGCTCGAGCTCGTCACCGGCCAGCGCGCGCTCGAGGTCGGCAAGGGCTCCGGCGTCATCCAGCACCAGAAGGGCGTCATGCTCGATTGG GTGAGGAAGGTGCACCAAGAGAAGCTGCATGA
- the LOC4345700 gene encoding glycine-rich cell wall structural protein, translating to MASVKAGVVLGVAVVAAAVLAAEGRAARKDLGVNLGGGLGVGGGGGLGVGTGGGLGLGSGIGVGIGGGGGGGGGGGSGSGSYSGSGSGSYSGSGSGSGSGSGSGSWSGSSSGSSSRSGGGGSSAGSSAESGAGSNAGPGGAGSYAGSRAGSYAGSNGGDGGSGAGSYAGSSAGSYAGSNGGGAGSYAGSEAGSYAGSGAGPHGGSGAGSGSYAGSRAGSYAGSGHGK from the coding sequence ATGGCTTCCGTGAAGGCCGGCGTCGTGTTGGGCGTCGCGGTGGTCGCGGCGGCCGTTCTCGCGGCTGAGGGCCGCGCTGCAAGGAAGGACCTGGGCGTCAACCTCGGCGGTGGCCTCGGagttggcggtggcggcggattgGGCGTCGGCACCGGCGGTGGCCTGGGACTCGGCTCGGGGATTGGAGTGGGcatcggtggtggtggtggtggtggtggtggcggcggctctggCTCCGGGTCTTACTCTGGCTCAGGCTCCGGGTCTTACTCTGGCTCAGGCTCGGGCTCCGGTTCAGGGTCTGGGTCAGGTTCGTGGTCTGGCTCAAGCTCGGGTTCGAGCTCGAGGTCAGGTGGAGGAGGCTCATCGGCCGGCTCGAGCGCTGAGTCAGGAGCCGGCTCGAACGCGGGGCCAGGTGGTGCGGGGTCATACGCCGGCTCCAGGGCTGGCTCGTATGCTGGCTCGAATGGTGGAGATGGCGGCTCCGGCGCAGGCTCGTACGCTGGTTCCAGTGCAGGCTCGTATGCCGGCTCCAACGGCGGAGGCGCAGGGTCGTACGCTGGCTCGGAAGCCGGCTCGTACGCGGGCTCCGGTGCTGGCCCGCATGGAGGCTCTGGTGCCGGCTCCGGCTCGTATGCAGGGTCCAGAGCCGGCTCATACGCGGGCAGTGGCCATGGCAAGTAA